The window TCGATGCTTTCCAGGCCGCGCAAGGTCATCCGCCGCCAGCCGTGGGTCTCGTCGTGCTGCCAGTACATCGGCGCATTCCAGGCGTTTTCCTGAACCACGCTCCAGCCTTCGGACAGCCACAGCCCGGCCTGTGTGTAACCACCGGCGTCGATGAACTTGAGCCACTCGCCGTTAGTGACCAGGCGATCGCTGATTTCAAAGGATTGCAAATAAGTCGTATGGCGCGGGCCTTCATTGTCGAACGCGAAGTCCGCGCCCTGATGACCGATCTCGGTCAGCCCGCCCTTGAGCGGCTTGTACTGACCACGCCGCCCGGACAAATCCTTGGGCCACTGCACGTCATAGGCTGGTTTGAGCGACGAGGTGCTGAACAAGTGCAGGATGTCCATCAACAGTAGTTCCTGATGCTGCTCTTCGTGGGCCAGCCCCAGCTCGATCAGGCTACCGACCTGCGCAGGCAGCGCGCTGTGCAGCAGGCGCTCCATGTGCTGATCCACATGCTCGCGATAAGCCATGACCTGATCCACGCCCGGACGGGTCATCAACCCCCGTTGCGGCCTGGGGTGGCGCGGGCCGACGGCTTCGTAATAAGAGTTGAAGAGGTAACCGAAGGCCGGGTCGAAAGGCGTGTAGCCGGGGACGTTTTCGCTGAGCAGGAAGGTTTCGAAGAACCAGGTCGTGTGCGCCATGTGCCATTTCGCCGGGCTGGCGTCGGGCATGGACTGCACCACCATGTCTTCGGCGCTGAGCGGTGCAGCCAGGCTCTGAGTGCGGCCGCGCACGCTCTGGTAGCGCTTGAGCAATGGGTTGGCCGCCGGGGTCTGGCGCAGTTCGTGTGAATGGCTGGTCATCAGTGTTCATCTCCGGCATGGCCGCGGCCTGTTGGTCAGGTAAGTGCGGCATCGAGCATTGCTTGGTCGTGCGCCGGGAGAACCCACTGCCGGCACTGGTCCGCTGGCGATAGCCACTTTTCAATCCTTCCGCGCCTCGGTCTCGAAGGTCACCTTGTCGGCGTTGAACGCCACGTGACCCTTGATCTGCGCAACCGCCCGGTAAGGCTGTTCATAGGTCCATACCGAGTTCTGGAGGCGCTGGCCGTTGATGTCGAGGCTGAAATAATGGGCATCGCCTTTATACGGGCAGTGGCTTTGATGTTCGCTGCGCACGTAATGTTCAATCCGAATATCCGAACGGGGTATGTAGATAACCGGCGGGTATTTAGCTTCCGCCAGCAACAGAGCGGCGTCGCTGCGGGCCAGCAGCACACCGTTGCACAGCACGCTGACCCGGCCCTTGCACGGGGTGATGGTGATGGGGTGATCGTGGTCGGGGGTTTTCATGGGTAAGCAATCCTCATCCAGGGGACACATCGGTGACTAACCGTTTGAACTGGAATGACTTCCTGTGGGAGCGAATTCATTCGCGAAGAGGCCGGTACATCCAACACAGCTCTGTCGTCTGAACCTGCGCTTT of the Paucimonas lemoignei genome contains:
- a CDS encoding Domain of uncharacterised function (DUF427); amino-acid sequence: MKTPDHDHPITITPCKGRVSVLCNGVLLARSDAALLLAEAKYPPVIYIPRSDIRIEHYVRSEHQSHCPYKGDAHYFSLDINGQRLQNSVWTYEQPYRAVAQIKGHVAFNADKVTFETEARKD